In a single window of the Atribacterota bacterium genome:
- a CDS encoding ATP-binding cassette domain-containing protein has translation METVLLKEEETLQPILVLKGITKYFGGVHALEDVDFEVYPQEIVALVGDNGAGKSTLVKIIAGVHQPTRGQIFFLNRPVEIRNPHDAQALGIEIVYQELALIETRDVPANFFLGREPVKGWGRIFVDRKKMIEDTVRTLKELGIVLPSLRTLVRYLSGGQRQALAIGRVMPWGGRIIIMDEPTAALGVKESRRVLDLILRLKEKGCSVIVISHNMRHVFNVADRIVVLRGGRKVGDKRKAETTPDEVVKLIVGAEML, from the coding sequence TTGGAAACGGTACTCTTGAAAGAGGAGGAAACTCTGCAGCCAATCCTGGTGTTAAAGGGTATCACTAAGTATTTTGGCGGAGTCCATGCTTTGGAGGATGTTGATTTTGAGGTGTATCCGCAAGAAATCGTTGCTCTGGTGGGGGATAATGGCGCCGGAAAGTCGACGCTGGTAAAAATCATTGCAGGAGTACATCAACCGACCAGAGGGCAGATTTTCTTTCTCAATCGGCCCGTTGAAATTCGTAATCCTCATGATGCCCAGGCTCTGGGAATTGAGATTGTCTATCAGGAGTTGGCGCTCATTGAGACCCGGGACGTGCCGGCAAATTTCTTCTTGGGGCGAGAACCTGTAAAGGGTTGGGGGAGAATTTTTGTGGACCGCAAAAAGATGATTGAAGACACCGTCCGTACCCTCAAAGAGCTTGGGATTGTGTTGCCTTCCTTGCGGACCCTGGTGCGATATCTTTCTGGAGGCCAGAGGCAGGCTCTGGCCATCGGTCGGGTCATGCCCTGGGGTGGGAGAATTATCATCATGGATGAACCAACTGCTGCCTTGGGGGTCAAAGAATCTCGCCGAGTGTTGGATCTCATCTTGCGGTTAAAGGAAAAAGGGTGTTCAGTCATCGTCATCAGCCATAATATGCGTCATGTCTTCAACGTTGCTGACCGAATTGTGGTCTTGCGGGGTGGAAGAAAGGTAGGGGATAAACGAAAGGCCGAGACTACTCCAGACGAAGTTGTGAAACTCATTGTCGGGGCAGAGATGTTATAG
- a CDS encoding ABC transporter permease — MESRREEEFLRYTEPGLLLRFARNQLAALILILLGMVIILGLLTRTFLTANNIFNVLRAFSWIAIASFGQSIVIIGGGIDLSAGSNMAFSGIVTAMLLVAGYNVVLAILVGLVATLGVGFFNGLMVSKTKLPPFIATLGTMSIIRGFCYGMTQGWPVRSLPRSFMALGQTDVSIFIWQVPLPAIFMVIFVVLCYILLDKTKLGYHTYAVGGNEYAAALAGINTGRVKTIAFTLSGLLAGIGGLLMTARLGVAAPTAAQSYELDIIAAAVIGGISLTGGEGSVWGALIGAAIMQILRNALVLLGFPAYWQPAAIGAVIIGAVMIDMYRKRKV; from the coding sequence GTGGAGAGTAGAAGAGAAGAAGAATTCCTCCGTTACACCGAGCCTGGGTTGTTACTCCGTTTCGCCAGAAATCAGTTAGCAGCGCTGATTTTGATTCTCCTTGGTATGGTGATTATCCTGGGTCTTTTGACCAGGACGTTTCTCACGGCGAACAACATTTTTAACGTTTTACGGGCTTTTTCCTGGATTGCCATCGCTTCTTTTGGGCAATCGATCGTCATCATTGGGGGAGGCATTGACCTCTCGGCTGGTTCAAATATGGCTTTTTCGGGGATTGTTACGGCCATGCTTCTTGTTGCCGGTTATAACGTCGTTTTGGCCATTCTTGTGGGTCTTGTAGCCACCCTCGGTGTTGGTTTTTTCAACGGTCTTATGGTGAGTAAAACCAAGTTGCCTCCCTTTATTGCCACTCTTGGGACCATGAGTATTATTCGGGGTTTTTGTTACGGAATGACCCAGGGATGGCCGGTACGGAGTTTACCGCGATCGTTTATGGCCCTGGGGCAGACTGACGTGAGTATTTTTATCTGGCAGGTTCCCTTGCCGGCTATCTTCATGGTTATTTTTGTGGTGCTCTGTTATATTCTCCTTGATAAGACGAAGCTCGGTTATCATACCTATGCGGTGGGAGGAAACGAATACGCTGCGGCCTTGGCTGGCATCAATACCGGTCGGGTCAAAACTATTGCCTTCACCTTATCGGGTCTTCTGGCTGGAATTGGTGGATTACTGATGACGGCTCGCCTGGGTGTTGCGGCACCCACGGCTGCGCAGAGTTACGAACTCGATATCATTGCGGCGGCGGTCATTGGCGGTATCAGTCTTACTGGTGGTGAGGGGAGTGTTTGGGGAGCATTGATTGGAGCAGCCATCATGCAGATTTTACGGAACGCTCTGGTGCTCTTAGGTTTTCCTGCGTACTGGCAGCCGGCCGCCATTGGAGCAGTGATCATCGGGGCAGTGATGATTGACATGTACCGGAAGCGAAAAGTGTGA
- a CDS encoding sugar-binding protein — protein MKRGKWFVFFVVVTLVWGLVISGVFAQGKKLTFAWIPKALNNPVFELGRDGAFAKAKELTETTDYTVEVLYVGSVASDAAEQVRVIEDVIAKGVDGIGVSCNDPDALVDVINKAVDAGIPVMTWDSDAPNSKRFTYLGVSNYDGGKAAAELLVRYMGEKGKVALLTGVPGAFNLEERIRGFKDVIQNYPGIEIVTTVACYDDINQGVQVVEETMQAYPDLTGWFFVGLWPLFAERGSMPLWEEAAKSGRTKTVAFDTLPVELQYMKEGLLVGLVGQKYWGWGYDTIQMLFDYIVNKKEFPSWTDSGMDIVTVHNVDAMIKAWETSDFTKPLPPAFPEE, from the coding sequence ATGAAGAGAGGAAAGTGGTTTGTGTTTTTTGTGGTGGTTACTCTGGTGTGGGGATTAGTGATTTCTGGTGTGTTTGCTCAGGGAAAGAAGCTCACTTTTGCTTGGATTCCTAAAGCCCTCAATAACCCGGTGTTCGAACTCGGTCGGGATGGTGCCTTTGCGAAAGCCAAGGAGCTTACTGAAACTACCGATTACACCGTGGAAGTGCTGTACGTGGGTTCGGTGGCTTCTGATGCGGCGGAACAAGTGAGAGTCATTGAGGATGTGATCGCCAAAGGTGTGGATGGAATCGGTGTTTCCTGCAATGACCCTGACGCACTGGTGGATGTGATTAATAAAGCCGTGGATGCAGGAATCCCTGTCATGACCTGGGACTCCGATGCTCCAAACAGCAAGCGTTTTACCTATCTTGGGGTCAGTAATTACGATGGTGGTAAAGCAGCAGCGGAACTTTTGGTCCGGTACATGGGAGAGAAGGGGAAAGTAGCCCTTTTAACGGGAGTTCCTGGTGCTTTCAACCTGGAGGAACGTATTCGGGGTTTCAAGGATGTGATTCAAAACTATCCTGGCATTGAAATTGTAACCACTGTGGCCTGTTATGACGACATCAATCAGGGTGTGCAGGTTGTCGAGGAAACCATGCAAGCCTATCCAGATTTAACCGGATGGTTCTTCGTAGGTCTGTGGCCACTTTTTGCTGAACGAGGGTCAATGCCCCTCTGGGAAGAAGCAGCAAAATCCGGGCGAACAAAGACTGTGGCCTTTGATACCCTGCCGGTGGAGTTGCAGTACATGAAAGAAGGACTTCTGGTTGGTCTTGTGGGCCAAAAATACTGGGGTTGGGGTTATGATACCATCCAGATGCTTTTTGACTACATTGTAAACAAAAAAGAATTTCCTTCCTGGACTGACTCAGGCATGGACATTGTCACCGTCCACAACGTTGATGCCATGATTAAGGCCTGGGAGACCAGTGATTTCACGAAGCCACTTCCACCTGCGTTTCCGGAAGAGTAA